The following are encoded in a window of Gymnogyps californianus isolate 813 chromosome 21, ASM1813914v2, whole genome shotgun sequence genomic DNA:
- the TAS1R1 gene encoding taste receptor type 1 member 1: protein MPLPALLCLCAAAAASFTSRGDYRLAGLFQMHAPAPRAAARPLVHGCDAPAAFKSHGYCLAQAMRFAVEEINNSSVLLPNVTLGYDIHDTCSEPASLHATLRALARKGGREVEVLPTLRRYEPEAVAIIGPDSTQLALTTAAILGVFLIPEISYEASLETLSLKRFYPSFLRTIPSDRQQVKAIFLLLQQFGWTWVALLGSDNAYGKDGLDALHKLLTASDVCVAYRGIIPVNKDASSPELHNLVRILMDVRVNVTVVFSNRQSARPFFEVVVQRNITGMVWVGSEDWSLAQTIWQVPGIQSIGSVIGVSVEKTESTMLERFESWKTAEESAATERAGSTEAGGGIGGSTQLDCTQHCTSCHSLTAAHNTYDAQASFNVYSAVYAVAHGLHDLLGCASGACSKGTVYPWQLLQKIKQVNFTLYKSRISFDANGDIRKGYDIVMWNWSGPSWAFDVIGTFHVNPDRLSIDRGKIAWHTKDRQAPTSVCSKTCQPGEKRLQRSRHRCCFSCVPCPSGTFLNRSDLYSCQSCRVDEWAPARSEACFNRTVEFLSWSEPISWALLTPTVLLMLLMAGLAVLFALNASTPVVKSAGGKMCFLMLGSLACACSSLFFYFGEPTRYACLLRLPLFAISFTVFLSCVATRSFQIICIFKLNARWPALYEAWLRRRGPVLFVVASTAAQAVLCLASEAASPSVPHRDYGTSAERVVLECASSVEGSRTAIVAYTLLLSACCFALSYAGKDLPASYNEAKCLTCSLLLHLACSAAILCTHGAFRGRLEAAAWALSGLCTLSALLGGYFLPKAFVILLRPRLNTPEHFQMAIQRYTRRLADA from the exons ATGCCGCTGCCcgccctgctctgcctctgcgcggccgccgccgcctccttcACCAGCCGCGGCGACTACCGCCTGGCCGGCCTCTTCCAGATGCACGCCCCGGCGCCGCGGGCCGCCGCCCGGCCGCTGGTGCACGGCTGCGACGC CCCCGCCGCCTTCAAGAGCCACGGCTACTGCCTGGCCCAGGCCATGCGCTTCGCCGTGGAGGAGATAAACAACTCCAGCGTCCTCCTCCCCAACGTCACCTTGGGCTACGACATCCACGACACCTGCTCGGAGCCCGCCAGCCTCCACGCCACGCTGCGCGCCCTCGCCCGGAAAGGCGGGCGGGAGGTCGAGGTGCTCCCCACCTTGCGCCGCTACGAGCCCGAGGCGGTGGCCATCATCGGGCCCGACAGCACCCAGCTGGCCCTCACCACAGCGGCCATCCTCGGAGTCTTCCTCATACCGGAG ATCAGCTACGAAGCCTCCTTGGAGACGCTGAGCCTGAAGCGGTTCTACCCCTCGTTCCTGCGCACCATTCCCAGCGACAGGCAGCAAGTGAAGGccatcttcctgctgctgcagcagtttgGCTGGACTTGGGTCGCGCTGCTGGGCAGCGACAACGCCTACGGCAAGGACGGCTTGGACGCCCTCCACAAGCTGCTGACCGCAAGCGACGTGTGCGTTGCCTACCGAGGCATCATCCCCGTCAACAAGGATGCCAGCAGCCCGGAGCTCCACAACCTGGTCAGGATCCTCATGGACGTCAGGGTCAACGTCACCGTCGTCTTCTCCAACAGACAAAGCGCCCGCCCTTTCTTTGAGGTGGTGGTCCAGAGGAACATCACAGGCATGGTGTGGGTGGGCTCCGAAGACTGGTCGTTAGCCCAAACAATCTGGCAGGTGCCTGGCATCCAGAGCATCGGCTCGGTGATTGGGGTGTCGGTTGAGAAGACAGAGTCCACGATGCTGGAACGCTTTGAATCTTGGAAGACGGCGGAGGAAAGTGCTGCGACTGAACGTGCCGGCAGCACGGAGGCAGGCGGGGGAATCGGAGGGAGCACCCAGCTGGACTGCacccagcactgcaccagctgcCACTCGCTCACCGCTGCCCACAACACGTATGACGCTCAAGCCTCCTTCAACGTGTACTCAGCCGTGTACGCCGTGGCCCACGGCCTCCACGACCTGCTGGGCTGCGCCTCGGGGGCGTGCAGCAAAGGCACAGTCTATCCCTGGCAG CTCCTACAAAAAATCAAGCAAGTAAACTTCACCCTGTACAAGAGCCGCATCTCTTTTGACGCCAACGGGGACATTCGTAAAGGCTACGACATCGTCATGTGGAACTGGAGCGGCCCGAGCTGGGCTTTCGATGTGATAGGAACTTTCCATGTGAACCCCGACAGGCTGAGCATCGACCGGGGCAAAATCGCGTGGCACACAAAAGATCGCCAG GCTCCCACCTCGGTGTGCTCCAAGACCTGTCAACCAGGGGAGAAGCGGCTGCAGCGGAGCCGCCACCGATGCTGCTTCAGCTGCGTGCCCTGTCCGTCGGGAACCTTCCTGAACAGATCGG ACCTCTACAGCTGCCAGTCCTGCAGGGTAGATGAGTGGGCCCCGGCAAGGAGCGAAGCGTGCTTCAACCGCACTGTCGAGTTTCTGTCCTGGTCTGAGCCCATCTCCTGGGCACTGCTGACCCCCACCGTCCTCCTCATGCTGCTCATGGCAGGGCTGGCCGTCCTCTTCGCCCTGAATGCCTCCACACCGGTGGTCAAGTCTGCGGGCGGGAAGATGTGCTTCCTCATGCTGGGCTCTCTGgcctgtgcctgcagcagcctcttCTTCTACTTCGGGGAGCCCACCCGGTACGCGTGCCTGCTGCGGCTCCCCCTCTTTGCCATCAGCTTCACTGTCTTCCTCTCGTGCGTGGCGACACGCTCCTTCCAGATCATCTGCATCTTCAAGCTGAACGCGCGCTGGCCGGCCCTCTACGAGGCCTGGCTGCGGCGCAGGGGGCCGGTGCTCTTCGTCGTCGCCAGCACGGCGGCCCAGGCGGTGCTGTGCCTGGCCTCGGAGGCCGCCAGCCCCTCGGTGCCGCACAGGGATTACGGCACTTCAGCCGAGCGGGTGGTGCTGGAGTGCGCCTCGAGCGTCGAGGGTAGCAGGACCGCCATCGTCGCCTACACCTTGCTGCTCAGCGCCTGCTGCTTCGCCCTCAGCTACGCGGGCAAGGACCTGCCCGCCAGCTACAACGAGGCCAAGTGCCTCAcctgcagcctgctcctgcacctcgCCTGCTCCGCCGCCATCCTCTGCACGCACGGCGCCTTCCGCGGCCGGCTGGAGGCGGCGGCCTGGGCGCTCAGCGGCCTCTGCACGCTCAGCGCCCTGCTGGGCGGCTACTTCCTCCCGAAGGCCTTCGTCATCCTGCTGCGGCCGCGCCTCAACACGCCCGAGCACTTCCAGATGGCGATCCAGCGCTACACGCGGCGCCTGGCCGACGCCTGA